Proteins found in one Triticum aestivum cultivar Chinese Spring chromosome 4D, IWGSC CS RefSeq v2.1, whole genome shotgun sequence genomic segment:
- the LOC123095741 gene encoding ribonuclease TUDOR 1 → MAASTGASGWLRGKVKAVTSGDCLLIMGSTKAEIPPEKSITLSYLMAPRLARRGGVDEPFAWESREYLRKLCVGKEVTFRVDYTAPNIGREFGTVYLGDKNVAYLVVAAGWARVKEQGPKGGEPLPNVSELLRLEEVAKQQGLGRWSKEPGAAEDSIRDLPPSAIGELSGFDAKGFAVANKGKSLEAIVEQVRDGSTIRVYLLPSFQFVQIYVAGVQAPSMGRRPPNPTVVAEPEGTTNGTTNGDDSGEAPAPLTTAQRLAASTASTEVPPDRFGREAKHFTETRVLNRDVRIVVEGTDSFSNIIGSVYYPDGDTAKDLSLELVENGLAKYVEWSANMLDVEVKIKLKNAELQAKKEQLRIWTGFKPPVTNSKPIHDQKFTGKVVEVVSGDCIIVADDAAPYGSPSAERRVNLSSIRAPKLGNPRREDNKPDKFARESKEFLRTRLIGKQVTVEMEYSRRISTMDGQNAVPVMNSADTRVLDYGSVFLGSPSPADGDDTSSAPSTGTQPKINVAELLLSRGFAEISKHRDYEERSHYFDALLAAHSRAEKAKKGIHSDKLPPVMHITDLTMVNSKKAKDFLPFLQRNRRHTAVVEYVFSGHRFKLTIPKETCSIAFSLSGVRCPGKDEPYSSEAIALMRRMILQRDVEIEVETVDRTGTFIGSLWESKTNVGSVLLESGLAKLSSFGLDRIPDAHVLTRAEKLAKQQKLKIWENYVEGEEVTNGSASESKQKEILKVVATEVLGGGKFYAQTVGDQRVASIQQQLASLKLKEAPVIGAFNPGKGEIVLAQFSLDNSWNRAMIVNGPRGAVESVDDKFEVFYIDFGNQEVVPYNRIRPADPSVSSSPPLAQLCSLAFIKVPGLEDDNGQEAAEYLSECLLSSSKQYRAMIEERDTTGGKVKGQGTGPVLIVTLVDPETESSINAAMLEEGLARLERGKRWDTKERKTALENLEQFQEKAKKERLRLWQYGDVESDEEDQAPGGRRPPPRR, encoded by the exons ATGGCAGCAAGCACAGGGGCTTCAGGATGGCTAAGGGGCAAGGTGAAGGCTGTGACGTCTGGAGACTGCCTTCTCATCATGGGGAGCACAAAGGCAGAGATTCCACCAGAGAAGTCCATCACTCTGTCATACCTTATGGCCCCAAGGCTG GCTCGTCGTGGTGGAGTGGATGAGCCATTTGCTTGGGAAAGCAGGGAGTATCTGAGGAAACTCTGCGTAGGAAAG GAGGTCACATTTAGAGTGGATTACACTGCTCCTAACATCGGACGAGAATTTGGCACTGTCTACCTTGGCGACAAGAACGTTGCCTACTTGGTGGTTGCTGCAGGATGGGCAAGG GTGAAGGAGCAAGGCCCCAAGGGGGGTGAACCACTCCCAAATGTCTCTGAGCTTCTGAGGTTGGAGGAAGTTGCTAAGCAACAGGGTTTAGGCCGTTGGAGCAAG GAACCTGGTGCTGCTGAAGATTCGATAAGAGATCTTCCACCATCAGCAATTGGCGAACTAAGTGGTTTTGATGCAAAGGGTTTTGCAGTTGCAAATAAAGGCAAGAGTCTGGAAGCCATTGTCGAACAAGTTCGTGATGGCAGTACCATTCGTGTTTACTTGCTTCCAAGTTTCCAATTTGTCCAGATATATGTCGCTGGAGTGCAG GCTCCGTCCATGGGGAGACGACCACCGAATCCTACTGTTGTTGCCGAACCAGAGGGCACTACTAACGGCACTACAAATGGTGACGATTCTGGGGAAGCTCCTGCACCACTGACAACAGCACAAAGGCTTGCTGCATCGACAGCCTCTACTGAAGTTCCACCAGATAGGTTTGGAAGAGAAGCTAAGCATTTCACAGAGACTCGTGTTCTGAACAGAGAT GTGCGGATTGTGGTGGAGGGGACAGACAGTTTCAGTAATATAATTGGTTCGGTGTATTACCCAGATGGTGACACTGCTAAGGACTTGTCCCTTGAGCTTGTTGAAAAT GGTCTTGCGAAATATGTGGAATGGAGTGCGAACATGCTAGATGTTGAAGTTAAAATAAAGCTGAAGAATGCTGAACTTCAGGCAAAAAAGGAACAGCTGAGAATTTGGACTGGATTTAAGCCACCAGTGACAAATTCGAAGCCAATCCATGATCAGAAATTCACTGGAAAA GTGGTAGAAGTTGTGAGTGGAGATTGTATTATTGTTGCTGATGATGCTGCTCCTTATGGTAGTCCTTCAGCAGAACGGCGGGTTAATCTTTCAAGTATTAGAGCTCCTAAGCTAGGCAATCCCCGCAGAGAGGACAACAAGCCCGACAAATTTGCTCGTGAATCTAAGGAATTCTTGCGCACTCGGTTGATTGGCAAACAG GTGACCGTGGAAATGGAATATTCTAGAAGGATCAGTACAATGGATGGACAGAATGCTGTGCCTGTAATGAACTCGGCTGATACCAGAGTTTTGGATTATGGTTCAGTGTTTCTAGGTTCGCCATCACCGGCGGACGGAGATGACACATCTTCTGCTCCAAGCACAGGCACCCAGCCTAAAATTAATGTTGCTGAGCTTTTGCTCTCACGGGGCTTTGCTGAGATATCAAAACACCGTGACTATGAGGAAAGATCACATTATTTTGATGCTCTATTAGCGGCTCACTCACGTGCTGAGAAAGCAAAGAAAGGAATTCACTCTGACAAACTTCCTCCTGTGATGCATATAACAGATTTAACAATG GTTAATTCTAAGAAGgccaaagatttccttcccttccTGCAGCGGAATAGAAGGCATACTGCTGTTGTTGAATATGTGTTCAGCGGTCATCGTTTCAAACTAACAATTCCGAAGGAGACTTGCAGCATCGCTTTTTCTTTGTCTGGTGTTAGGTGCCCTGGTAAAGATGAGCCCTACTCGAGCGAAGCTATTGCTTTGATGAGGAGGATGATTCTACAGCGTGATGTGGAG ATTGAGGTTGAAACAGTTGATAGAACTGGAACATTCATAGGTTCCTTGTGGGAGTCTAAGACCAATGTGGGTTCTGTTCTTTTGGAGTCTGGCTTGGCCAAGCTTAGTTCATTTGGCTTGGATAGGATTCCAGATGCTCATGTCCTCACAAGAGCTGAAAAGTTAGCAAAGCAGCAGAAACTGAAG ATATGGGAGAACTATGTCGAGGGTGAAGAAGTTACTAATGGGTCGGCCTCTGAATCCAAACAAAAGGAAATTCTGAAG GTTGTTGCTACTGAAGTTCTTGGTGGTGGAAAGTTCTATGCCCAGACAGTAGGTGACCAGAGAGTAGCTTCCATCCAACAACAGCTTGCATCCTTGAAACTTAAGGAGGCACCAGTCATTGGTGCTTTTAATCCTGGGAAGGGAGAGATAGTCCTTGCTCAGTTTAGCCTCGACAACTCTTGGAATAGAGCCATG ATTGTTAATGGACCCCGAGGAGCTGTAGAGTCTGTAGATGACAAATTTGAAGTATTCTACATTGATTTTGGCAACCAAGAAGTGGTTCCTTACAACCGCATCCGGCCTGCAGACCCATCAGtatcctcctctcctcctcttgcTCAGCTCTGCAGCCTTGCCTTCATAAAGGTGCCTGGTCTGGAGGATGATAATGGTCAGGAAGCAGCAGAGTATCTCAGCGAATGCTTGCTGAGCAGTTCAAAACAATACCGGGCAATGATCGAAGAGCGCGACACTACTGGTGGTAAAGTGAAGGGACAAGGCACTGGACCTGTACTCATTGTGACTCTTGTTGATCCAGAGACAGAATCCAGCATCAATGCTGCCATGCTCGAG GAAGGGCTTGCCCGACTTGAAAGGGGCAAGAGATGGGACACCAAGGAGAGGAAGACAGCTCTCGAGAACCTGGAACAGTTccaggagaaggcgaagaaggaaaGGCTGCGGCTGTGGCAGTATGGAGACGTCGAATCCGACGAGGAAGATCAAGCTCCAGGCGGGAGGAGACCCCCGCCGCGTCGGTAG